Proteins co-encoded in one Corylus avellana chromosome ca9, CavTom2PMs-1.0 genomic window:
- the LOC132161820 gene encoding uncharacterized protein LOC132161820, translated as MGKGQEGQAVPARVGAESSDQNAQGRWCGGGGCGNCGFGWCCGGVRRLIGLRCLLVLLLSAAVFLSAMFWLPPFLRFADQGNLDLDLKFKDHDIVARFNLKKPFSFLEDNILLLEEDIFNEIDFPSIKVVILSLEPIAGSNATTVVFGVDPDANYSKISQTVQSLIKGNFVSMVLQQPSLRLTTSLFGEPFLFGVLKFPEGITISPPQHAFLLQKVKIFFNFTLNFSIYQIQLNFDELTSQLKSGLNLTPNENLYVSLSNPKGSTVAPPTIVQSSVLLAVGNAPTKQRLKQLAQTITGSNSKNLGLDHTVFGKVKQVRLSSILQHSLHGGDGSGTSPSPAPLPHPHHHHHHHHHHHHHHHHDNHLAPAIPPTPAHERGVPATQKGAPAPQDASPVPAPQDASPAPKRSVPAPEKSHEAKPPGCGHGYKRSFTGHARKHSHLAPAASPYISPHYPAASPQAPVVPPAPISHTVPASSPLRSVVFAHVQPPSKSESDSEHSDTMPSVAPSPSISSAGSLPTVQWAFSLFLALVLHL; from the exons ATGGGAAAGGGCCAGGAAGGCCAGGCGGTGCCGGCCAGGGTGGGGGCCGAGTCTTCGGACCAGAATGCGCAGGGACGGTGGTGTGGCGGTGGTGGGTGTGGGAACTGTGGCTTTGGGTGGTGCTGTGGTGGGGTTCGGAGGCTCATTGGGCTCAGATGCCTACTGGTCCTGCTGCTCTCCGCCGCTGTCTTCCTCTCCGCTATGTTTTGGCTGCCCCCGTTTCTTCGGTTCGCAGATCAGGGGAATCTGGATCTTGATTTAAAGTTCAAAG aTCATGATATAGTAGCACGTTTCAATCTTAAGAAGCCATTTTCTTTCCTGGAAGACAATATCTTGCTGCTTGAGGAAGACATTTTTAATGAGATAGATTTTCCTTCCATCAAA GTGGTTATCTTATCTCTAGAACCCATAGCTGGATCAAATGCAACAACGGTTGTGTTTGGAGTTGATCCTGATGCGAACTATTCAAAAATATCCCAAACTGTGCAAAGCTTGATCAAGGGAAATTTTGTTTCTATGGTTCTACAACAGCCTTCTCTTCGCCTGACTACATCCTTGTTTGGGGAACCATTCCTTTTCGGGGTGCTAAAATTCCCAGAAGGAATTACTATAAGCCCTCCTCAGCATGCATTTCTTTTGCAGAAAGTGAAAATCTTTTTCAACTTCACCTTAAACTTCTCTATCTatcaaatacaattaaattttgatgaatTGACGAGCCAGCTGAAGTCGGGATTAAATCTGACACCCAATGAG AACTTGTATGTTAGCTTATCAAACCCAAAAGGTTCCACGGTAGCTCCTCCCACTATTGTTCAGTCGTCTGTTCTCCTGGCAGTTGGGAATGCTCCCACAAAGCAAAGATTAAAGCAACTTGCTCAAACCATTACAGGCTCTAATTCAAAAAACCTTGGCCTGGATCACACTGTATTTGGTAAGGTTAAGCAAGTTCGTCTTTCTTCTATCTTGCAACACTCCCTCCATGGTGGTGATGGCAGTGGCACCTCACCTTCTCCTGCACCTCTGCCCCAtcctcaccaccaccaccaccaccaccatcaccatcatcacCACCATCACCATGATAATCATCTAGCTCCGGCAATTCCTCCCACTCCTGCACATGAGAGGGGTGTGCCTGCAACTCAAAAGGGTGCACCTGCTCCTCAGGATGCTTCACCCGTACCTGCTCCTCAGGATGCTTCACCTGCCCCGAAGAGAAGTGTGCCTGCTCCTGAGAAAAGTCATGAAGCAAAGCCTCCTGGTTGTGGACATGGATATAAAAGGAGTTTTACAGGGCATGCCAGAAAGCATTCTCACTTGGCCCCTGCAGCATCACCTTATATTTCTCCTCATTATCCTGCTGCCTCGCCACAAGCGCCAGTAGTCCCACCGGCACCCATATCTCATACGGTACCTGCTTCTAGTCCTTTGCGAAGTGTAGTTTTTGCTCATGTTCAGCCCCCATCGAAGAGTGAATCAGATTCAGAACATTCTGACACTATGCCATCAGTTGCACCATCACCATCTATAT CTTCTGCAGGCTCTCTTCCTACTGTTCAATGGGCATTTTCTCTGTTCCTAGCCCTTGTATTACATTTGTAA
- the LOC132161819 gene encoding 4-alpha-glucanotransferase DPE2 produces MLNLASFSGTKSMKSVNVSFRLPYFTHWGQSLLVCGSEPVLGSWNVKKGLLLKPVHQGDELIWSGSVAVPSGFGCEYSYYVVDDDKNVLRWEMGKRRKLLLPEGIRDGEVVEFHDLWQTGSDDLPFRSAFQNVIFNKSWNLNIERPLGTIQNKLEEVDTVLIQFKICCPNIEQGKSVYVIGSHLKLGKWKVQDGLKLSYAGNSIWQGDCVLRKGDLPIKYKFSKYDKAGNFSLETGNNRELNVGSSENQPRYIFLSDGMYRDLPWRGAGVAIPMFSVRSESDLGVGEFLDLKLLVDWAVDSGFHLVQLLPINDTSVHGMWWDSYPYSSLSVFALHPLYLKVQALSESIPDDIKQEIEEAKQRLDGKDVDYEATMATKLSIAKKIFTQEKDLILNSKSFQKFFSENEDWLKPYAAFCFLRDFFETSDRSQWGRFSQYSKNKLEKLVSKDSVHFDIIRFHYYIQFHLHLQLSEAAGYARKKGVILKGDLPIGVDRNSVDTWVYPSLFRMNTSTGAPPDYFDKNGQNWGFPTYNWEEMSKDNYAWWRARLTQMAKYFTAYRIDHILGFFRIWELPEHAMTGLVGKFRPSIPLSQEELEREGIWDFDRLSCPYIRQELLQDKFGDHWTFIASNFLNEYQKQCYEFREDCNTEKKIASKLKSCAERSLLLESENNTRRDLFDLLQNIVLIRDSEDPRKFYPRFNIEDTSSFKDLDDHSKNVLKRLYYDYYFHRQETLWRQNALKTLPALLNSSDMLACGEDLGLIPSCVHPVMQDLGLIGLRIQRMPSEPDLEFGIPSQYSYMTVCAPSCHDCSTLRAWWEEDDERRRRYFKHVVGSDMLPPSQCVPEIAHFIIRQHVEAPSMWAIFPLQDLLALKEEYTTRPATEETINDPTNPKHYWRYRAHVSLESLLKDNKLKAAIKDVVRGSGRSYPVGENEESASTSSEKQQQVANGKEKLPLPTRFTAVSQEEKTLAVH; encoded by the exons ATGTTGAATCTGGCATCGTTTTCTGGGACCAAGTCAATGAAATCAGTGAATGTGAGTTTCCGATTGCCGTACTTTACGCACTGGGGTCAGAGCCTGCTTGTTTGTGGCTCTGAGCCAGTGCTTGGTTCATGGAATGTGAAGAAGGGCCTCTTACTGAAGCCTGTTCATCAAGGTGATGAACTCATATGGAGCGGAAGTGTTGCGGTCCCGAGCGGGTTCGGGTGCGAGTACAGTTATTATGTGGTGGATGACGATAAGAATGTTCTGAGATGGGAGATGGGGAAGCGGCGTAAACTGTTACTGCCTGAAGGGATTCGGGATGGAGAGGTCGTGGAGTTCCATGACCTTTGGCAG ACTGGTTCTGATGATCTCCCTTTCAGAAGCGCATTCCAAAATGTCATCTTTAACAAAAGTTGGAATTTGAACATAGAGAGACCTCTAGGCACCATTCAGAATAAGCTGGAGGAAG TAGATACAGTTCTCATCCAGTTCAAAATTTGCTGCCCAAATATAGAACAAGGCAAATCA GTTTATGTGATTGGTAGCCATTTAAAGTTGGGGAAATGGAAGGTTCAGGATGGACTTAAACTTAGCTATGCTGGTAATTCAATTTGGCAAGGTGACTGTGTGCTGCGAAAGGGTGATTTACCAATAAAATA CAAGTTTAGTAAGTATGACAAGGCAGGAAACTTTTCTTTAGAAACTGGTAACAATCGGGAACTAAATGTTGGCTCCTCAGAGAATCAACCAAGATACATTTTCCTTTCAGATGGCATGTATCGA GACTTGCCTTGGCGGGGTGCTGGTGTTGCAATTCCCATGTTTTCTGTTAGGTCAGAATCTGATCTCGGAGTTGGAGAGTTTCTTGACCTGAAGCTACTCGTTGACTGGGCTGTGGATTCTGGATTCCATTTAGTTCAGCTTTTACCAATCAATGATACATCTGTGCATGGGATGTGGTGGGATTCATATCCTTACAG CTCACTTTCTGTATTTGCACTGCATCCACTGTACCTGAAAGTTCAGGCACTTTCAGAAAGTATTCCAGATGATATCAAG CAAGAGATTGAGGAGGCTAAACAACGATTGGATGGAAAG GATGTTGATTATGAGGCTACTATGGCtactaaactttcaattgccaAGAAAATTTTTACCCAGGAGAAAGATTTGATACTAAACTCCAAATcctttcagaaatttttttctgaGAATGAG GATTGGTTAAAACCCTATGCGGCTTTCTGTTTTCTACGTGACTTTTTTGAAACATCAGATCGTAGCCAATGGGGTCGCTTTTCTCAGTATTCAAAAAACAAG CTTGAGAAACTTGTCTCAAAAGACAGCGTGCACTTTGACATAATTCGCTTCCATTATTATATCCAATTCCATTTACATTTACAA TTGTCAGAAGCTGCGGGATatgcaagaaagaaaggagtGATCTTGAAGGGAGACCTCCCTATTGGTGTTGACAGGAATAGTGTGGACACCTGGGTCTATCCAAGTTTGTTTCGGATGAACACATCTACTGGAGCACCTCcggattattttgataaaaatggGCAGAACTGGGGATTCCCTACTTATAACTGGGAGGAAATGTCAAAAGACAACTATGCTTGGTGGCGAGCTCGTTTAACCCAg ATGGCAAAATACTTTACAGCTTACAGGATTGATCACATATTGGGTTTCTTTAGAATCTGGGAGCTTCCGGAGCATGCTATGACAGGTCTAGTTGGAAAATTTCGACCATCTATCCCTTTGAGTCAG GAAGAACTTGAAAGAGAGGGAATATGGGACTTTGATCGCTTGAGTTGCCCATATATTCGGCAGGAACTGTTACAG GATAAATTTGGAGATCATTGGACTTTTATTGCCTCAAATTTCCTCAATGAATATCAGAAACAGTGCTACGAG TTTAGGGAGGACTGCAACACAGAGAAAAAAATTGCTTCCAAGCTGAAGTCATGTGCAGAAAGGTCCTTGTTATTGGAGAGTGAGAATAATACTCGGCGTGATCTTTTTGATCTTCTGCAG AATATAGTTCTTATCAGAGATTCAGAGGATCCAAGGAAGTTCTATCCTCGTTTCAATATTGAAGATACTTCTAGTTTTAAGGATTTGGATGATCACAG CAAAAATGTTCTGAAAAGATTATACTATGATTACTATTTCCATCGACAAGAGACTCTTTGGCGGCAAAATGCTTTGAAGACCCTGCCTGCCCTCCTGAACTCATCAGATATGCTAGCCTGTGGGGAAGATCTGGGTCTTATTCCTTCTTGTGTTCACCCT GTCATGCAAGATTTGGGATTAATAGGTTTGCGCATTCAACGTATGCCAAGTGAACCTGATTTGGAGTTTGGTATACCATCTCAATACAGCTACATGACG GTGTGTGCACCTTCTTGCCATGACTGCTCAACCCTGCGTGCTTGGtgggaagaagatgatgaaagaAGACGTCGATATTTTAAGCATGTGGTGGGATCTGACATGTTGCCACCTAGTCAATGTGTTCCAGAAATTGCACATTTCATTATAAGGCAACACGTTGAAGCCCCATCTATGTGGGCAATTTTCCCTCTACAG GATCTGCTAGCACTGAAAGAAGAGTACACAACACGCCCTGCCACGGAAGAGACAATCAATGACCCCACAAATCCGAAGCATTACTGGAGATACC GTGCACATGTGAGTTTGGAGTCTCTGCTGAAGGACAATAAATTGAAGGCCGCCATTAAAGATGTTGTACGAGGGAGTGGAAGATCATATCCTGTGGGAGAAAATGAAGAGTCAGCAAGCACAAGCAGTGAGAAGCAGCAGCAGGTTGCCAATGGGAAGGAAAAGCTCCCTCTCCCAACACGGTTTACTGCTGTTTCACAAGAGGAGAAGACTCTGGCTGTCCACTAG
- the LOC132192106 gene encoding phosphatidylinositol 4-kinase gamma 8-like: MRFSEMAVAVDQHHGFKPFNRSQRCRLQSYTHIDHNFLQLSQTNLAHSLNQAIFEGYHIHRSLSTPCLSITTAPEEDYFAADTNPRIEIVGGHDDPRARALVVEVAVALASGIHPTPVSTGLGGTYFLQNRNGDNIAVAKPVDEEPLAFNNPKGFAGRMLGQPGLKRSVRIGETGVRELAAYLLDHGGFAGVPPTALVKISNVDFHVNNGDDARVADYKIASLQRFVHHKYDAGELGSSSFSVASVHRIGIFDVRLLNLDRHAGNILVKKNDNSAELVPIDHGLCLPEWLDDPYFEWLHWPQALVPFSEHEMDYISNLDVFKDADLIRTEIPSIRESSIRVFVLCTIFLKRAATAGLCLADIAEMMTREFRCDEENLSALEILCAQAKASLPGDGDHIICCDDWREETRKEGEMFQFDDNEGEEDTSFTEVPKLLKNHFVLPDAAAALPPLYEENDPFHDNYDDIKANENGGGDESYKVGGGFMKSVSFSVPNHNNESGGISFEELSEDEWELFLEVFEELLPDVFEAKTCTSISMRQRLGTSCKF, translated from the coding sequence ATGAGATTCTCCGAAATGGCCGTGGCTGTTGATCAACATCATGGATTTAAGCCCTTCAACAGATCCCAGAGATGCAGGCTCCAATCCTACACTCACATCGATCACAATTTTCTTCAGCTTAGCCAAACCAATCTAGCCCACTCCTTAAACCAAGCAATATTTGAAGGCTATCACATCCACCGGAGCTTATCCACCCCATGCCTATCCATCACCACCGCACCGGAGGAAGACTACTTCGCCGCCGACACCAATCCCCGCATCGAGATTGTCGGCGGCCACGACGATCCACGAGCACGCGCTCTCGTTGTCGAGGTCGCCGTAGCTCTCGCCTCCGGCATCCATCCCACGCCGGTGTCGACAGGGTTAGGCGGCACCTACTTCTTGCAGAACCGAAACGGCGATAACATTGCGGTGGCAAAGCCAGTAGACGAAGAGCCTTTAGCCTTCAACAACCCCAAAGGCTTTGCGGGTCGGATGCTCGGCCAACCCGGCTTGAAACGCTCGGTTCGAATCGGCGAAACCGGCGTGCGTGAGTTGGCGGCTTATCTTCTCGACCACGGCGGCTTTGCCGGGGTTCCTCCGACAGCTCTAGTGAAAATCTCCAACGTCGATTTCCATGTCAACAATGGAGATGATGCTCGCGTGGCGGATTATAAGATCGCGTCGCTGCAACGGTTTGTTCACCACAAATACGACGCCGGAGAGTTGGGTTCTTCCAGCTTCTCAGTAGCGTCGGTTCACCGGATTGGGATTTTTGACGTCAGGCTGCTGAATCTTGACCGGCACGCCGGGAATATACTTGttaagaaaaatgataattCTGCGGAGCTTGTGCCGATCGACCATGGGCTTTGCCTTCCTGAGTGGCTTGATGATCCATATTTTGAGTGGCTGCATTGGCCTCAAGCATTGGTTCCTTTTTCCGAGCACGAAATGGATTACATATCGAATCTTGATGTGTTCAAAGATGCCGATCTTATAAGAACTGAGATTCCTTCTATAAGGGAATCTTCCATCCGTGTGTTTGTTCTCTGCACCATTTTCTTGAAGCGAGCTGCGACTGCCGGGCTTTGTCTCGCCGACATTGCCGAGATGATGACTCGGGAGTTCCGCTGCGACGAGGAGAATCTAAGCGCGTTAGAGATTCTCTGTGCACAAGCGAAGGCGAGTTTGCCTGGAGATGGAGATCATATTATTTGTTGTGATGATTGGAGAGAAGAAACGAGAAAAGAAGGTGAGATGTTTCAGTTTGACGACAATGAAGGCGAAGAAGATACTTCTTTCACTGAGGTTCCTAAACTGTTGAAGAACCATTTTGTGTTGCCTGATGCTGCAGCAGCATTGCCGCCGTTGTATGAAGAAAACGACCCTTTTCATGACAATTATGATGATATCAAAGCAAATGAAAATGGCGGCGGCGACGAGAGCTATAAGGTAGGAGGGGGGTTTATGAAGAGCGTGAGTTTCTCAGTACCCAACCATAACAATGAAAGTGGAGGGATTTCTTTTGAAGAGTTGAGCGAAGATGAATGGGAGTTGTTTTTGGAGGTTTTTGAAGAGCTTTTGCCCGACGTGTTTGAAGCCAAAACGTGCACCAGCATCAGCATGAGGCAGAGGTTGGGAACTTCTTGCAAGTTTTGA